One Aster yellows witches'-broom phytoplasma AYWB DNA segment encodes these proteins:
- a CDS encoding ATP-binding domain-containing protein: MSTIHGYKGYENECVYLIGWQNRNESQDKVLEKKLIYTAITRAKHDIEILTLNDSSIFIDYFYSLIKKKLISDNFTKGLNDKIFDLDYLKICLPNSKDIEIYDELSTTIKIYNEKVNQLEKQHKFNQITESYYKKCYLKLCVLFKEISKNIYKVQKKIMAMRLV; the protein is encoded by the coding sequence TTGTCAACGATACATGGATATAAAGGATATGAAAATGAATGTGTTTATTTAATTGGTTGGCAAAATCGAAATGAATCACAAGATAAAGTTTTAGAAAAAAAATTAATTTATACTGCAATAACTCGCGCTAAACATGATATTGAAATTTTAACTTTAAATGATTCTTCTATTTTTATAGATTATTTTTATTCTTTAATAAAAAAAAAATTAATTTCTGATAATTTTACAAAAGGATTAAATGATAAAATTTTTGATTTAGATTATTTAAAAATTTGTTTACCTAATTCAAAAGATATAGAAATTTATGATGAATTATCTACTACTATTAAAATTTATAATGAAAAAGTTAACCAATTAGAAAAACAACATAAATTTAATCAAATTACTGAATCTTATTATAAGAAATGTTATTTAAAATTATGTGTTTTATTTAAGGAAATTTCTAAAAATATTTATAAAGTACAAAAAAAGATAATGGCTATGAGACTCGTTTAA
- a CDS encoding ABC transporter ATP-binding protein, with protein MKRILRYLKPFKKQINLGLFLIFLASLFNVFLFYFEGRFITDEIQKYYKDRSSFSVPFFGKNIMHYIIFILCINLFLYLFVVMCRVFFNKMLISSIHQGMRDLRQDLQKKNHRLPIKYFDSNTLGNIMSRMTNDIEVISNALQQSFSIMLASFLMIVMIICFMFVLHLFLGIIVFMMIPFSFYAIYKVFAKSQKIFIQRFDESGNYHGFLQEKYTGYKEIILYNQQNTVIEEFSYQSKCLEKLVFKSNFLSGLTSPIVCLFTHFTLIAVSMVGFFLIEGHNTSPFLAKLGVGVIGIGLFRCFLQFVWRLGNPIIEIGHMSVLLQSANAASRRVFAFLNEIEEAPEVLKPQVIANPQGEVVFENVFFGYNKRDMLLRNINFVAKPGQTIAIVGPTGSGKSTLINLLMRFYDINAGTIKVDGVDIRELKKDNLRTIFGMVLQDTWFFKDTIWQNIKYGKQDATDEEVIQAAKQAQVNYFINTKPNGYQMQINEEADNLSQGEKQLITIARTILSDPKILILDEATSNVDTRIEILLQQAIQKLIQNKTAFVIAHRLSTIVNADKILVLNRGAIIEQGTHQELLNYKGFYYKLYQSQFQK; from the coding sequence ATGAAAAGAATTTTGAGATATTTAAAGCCTTTTAAAAAACAAATTAATTTAGGACTTTTCTTAATTTTTCTAGCCTCCCTTTTTAATGTTTTTTTGTTTTATTTTGAAGGTAGATTTATTACTGATGAAATTCAAAAATATTATAAAGATCGTAGTTCCTTTTCTGTTCCTTTTTTTGGCAAAAACATTATGCATTACATTATCTTTATTTTATGTATTAATCTATTTTTATATTTGTTTGTTGTTATGTGTCGTGTTTTTTTTAATAAAATGTTAATTTCATCTATTCATCAAGGTATGAGAGATTTGCGCCAAGATTTGCAAAAAAAAAATCATCGTTTACCTATTAAATACTTTGATTCTAATACTTTAGGAAATATTATGAGTCGGATGACAAATGATATTGAAGTTATTTCTAATGCCTTACAACAATCTTTTTCTATTATGTTAGCTTCTTTTTTAATGATTGTAATGATTATTTGTTTTATGTTTGTTTTACATCTTTTTTTAGGTATTATTGTCTTTATGATGATTCCTTTTTCCTTTTATGCTATTTATAAAGTTTTTGCTAAATCACAGAAAATCTTTATTCAAAGGTTTGATGAATCAGGGAATTATCATGGTTTTTTACAAGAAAAATATACTGGATATAAAGAAATTATTTTATATAATCAACAAAATACAGTTATTGAAGAGTTTAGTTATCAAAGCAAGTGTTTAGAAAAGTTAGTTTTTAAATCTAATTTTTTGTCTGGATTAACTTCACCCATTGTATGTTTGTTTACTCATTTTACTTTAATTGCAGTTAGTATGGTGGGTTTTTTTTTGATTGAAGGCCATAATACATCTCCTTTTTTAGCTAAATTAGGAGTAGGAGTTATTGGAATAGGACTTTTTAGATGTTTTTTACAATTTGTTTGGCGTTTAGGCAATCCCATTATTGAAATAGGTCATATGTCAGTTTTATTACAATCTGCTAATGCTGCTTCTAGAAGAGTATTTGCTTTTTTAAATGAAATTGAAGAAGCTCCTGAAGTGCTTAAACCTCAAGTTATTGCTAATCCTCAAGGAGAAGTTGTTTTTGAAAATGTTTTTTTTGGTTATAATAAAAGAGATATGTTATTAAGGAATATTAATTTTGTTGCCAAACCAGGACAAACCATAGCTATTGTGGGCCCTACAGGTTCTGGTAAATCTACTTTAATTAATCTTTTAATGCGTTTTTATGATATTAATGCAGGGACTATTAAAGTTGATGGAGTTGATATTCGTGAATTAAAAAAAGATAATTTAAGAACTATTTTTGGAATGGTATTACAAGATACTTGGTTTTTTAAAGATACTATTTGGCAAAATATTAAATATGGCAAACAAGATGCAACTGATGAAGAAGTAATACAAGCAGCCAAACAAGCTCAAGTGAATTATTTTATTAATACTAAACCTAATGGTTATCAGATGCAAATTAATGAAGAAGCAGATAATTTGTCTCAAGGAGAAAAACAATTAATTACTATTGCAAGGACTATTTTAAGTGATCCTAAAATATTAATTTTGGATGAGGCTACTTCTAATGTAGATACTAGAATTGAAATTTTGTTACAACAAGCTATTCAAAAGTTAATTCAAAACAAAACTGCTTTTGTTATTGCTCATAGATTATCTACTATTGTTAATGCTGATAAGATATTAGTGCTTAATAGAGGGGCTATTATTGAACAAGGAACACATCAAGAATTATTAAATTATAAAGGATTTTATTATAAACTATATCAAAGCCAATTTCAAAAATAA
- a CDS encoding SVM family protein (Sequence-variable mosaic (SVM) proteins are highly divergent, but recognized by the shared signal peptide region that defines them.), with protein MFKLKNQFKKKIIFLFVFLGLLFINNKSIYAFPGIDLDVRRHQLEEELNNLLLELNNVFNNMSLDSSTRFNMMVAISNTIDTTNNQLSTINQQIIERDRCNQQRRNYQNKPNSPRRI; from the coding sequence ATGTTTAAATTAAAAAATCAATTTAAAAAAAAAATTATTTTTTTGTTTGTTTTCTTAGGTTTATTATTTATTAATAATAAAAGTATTTATGCTTTTCCTGGAATAGATTTAGATGTAAGAAGACATCAATTAGAAGAAGAATTAAACAATTTATTGTTAGAATTAAACAATGTTTTTAATAATATGAGTTTAGATTCTTCAACGCGTTTTAACATGATGGTTGCAATTTCAAACACAATAGACACAACAAACAATCAACTCTCGACGATAAATCAACAAATTATCGAACGTGATCGATGCAACCAACAAAGACGAAACTACCAAAATAAACCTAACAGTCCTAGAAGAATTTAA
- a CDS encoding SVM family protein (Sequence-variable mosaic (SVM) proteins are highly divergent, but recognized by the shared signal peptide region that defines them.) produces the protein MFKIKNNLLKSKIFVFILLGLFVIINNHQAMAAPNEEFVGDMRIVNVNLSNIDILKKHETFKKYFDFTLTGPRYNGNIAEFAMIWKIKNPPLNLLGVFFDDGTRDDEDDKYILEELKQIGNGAKNMYIFWQYEQK, from the coding sequence ATGTTTAAAATCAAAAATAATTTATTAAAATCAAAAATATTTGTATTTATTTTATTAGGATTATTTGTAATTATCAATAATCATCAAGCAATGGCTGCCCCTAATGAAGAGTTTGTTGGCGACATGAGAATAGTTAATGTAAATTTATCAAATATTGATATTCTTAAAAAACATGAAACATTTAAAAAATATTTTGATTTTACACTAACTGGTCCTCGTTATAATGGAAACATAGCAGAATTTGCAATGATATGGAAAATTAAAAATCCGCCTCTTAATTTATTAGGTGTTTTTTTTGATGATGGCACCAGAGATGATGAAGATGATAAATATATTTTAGAAGAATTAAAACAAATAGGCAATGGAGCCAAAAATATGTATATTTTTTGGCAATATGAACAAAAATAA